One Primulina huaijiensis isolate GDHJ02 chromosome 5, ASM1229523v2, whole genome shotgun sequence DNA segment encodes these proteins:
- the LOC140976274 gene encoding uncharacterized protein, translated as MQYHQTRPGIKVLQERIDDFITAHETQEEQARKEREAQAAEGGWTVVVHHKGRKKTTEAESGIVVGSVAQAAVLDKMAKKKSKDVGLDFYRFQRREAHRNEIMMLQSKFEQDKKRIQEMRAARKFRPY; from the exons ATGCAATACCATCAGACCAGACCTGGAATTAAGGTACTGCAAGAAAGGATTGATGACTTCATAACAGCACATGAGACACAAGAGGAGCag GCAAGAAAGGAAAGGGAAGCCCAAGCAGCAGAAGGTGGGTGGACTGTTGTTGTACATCATAAAGGTAGGAAAAAGACTACTGAGGCTGAAAGTGGAATTGTTGTTGGTTCTGTTGCCCAAGCTGCTGTTCTAGATAAGATGGCCAAAAAGAAGAGTAAAGACGTTGGTTTAGACTTTTATCGGTTCCAGAGAAGGGAAGCCCACAGAAACG AGATTATGATGTTGCAAAGCAAATTCGAGCAGGACAAAAAGCGGATACAAGAAATGAGAGCTGCCAGGAAATTTAGGCCCTATTGA
- the LOC140976468 gene encoding uncharacterized protein, with translation MMEREKDHFAHEHPLIFNELEEEIPHCCNACGLRLLSSPYYLCTIQDCSFYLHQACSQLPHKLHHYFRGDYGPVEKHSLDLLAKPRDDNCRCGDCGKLCKNFAYHCSKCEFVLHPQCGSPLDIQIKHISHPQHPMVAMRKEALLLCDVCGRDHKGYFFSCHQCDFWIHQDCALSPILVKVEEHEHHLSLFYSAAALLGLFIEDLKCLFCGEMALKRFGLYYCLICYVIAHVDCTTSHMKDSGAVLHLPTMLGDTFHSLIMRTRVKELAIKESDSKDMLEKYHAHSLVLTDGSTAQESICNACVKPISPPYYNCSAQSECNFLLHKFCANLPLSIKHSSFNESDPGSLASTRWDGFFRLFKCYRCGKYNNGIGYTFRGGRDVDIDCAFAPIIIKHDSHDQHPLILIHYRVRNTRISCCGKMKSRYSYHCSVCKWAIHIDCARLPKTVTHKFDKHPLTLTYASSNSQHHSDDPLCEFCEEHIDPMYWFYHCTECDQSFHVKCIPSTGEYSGIKFGGTMKVPCHSDHPLTLVRTMSACTQTCGYCHKIIQGFEDGAALHCADCDFWIHLDCGYRSSDAIVPSRGKLKPFLLD, from the exons ATGATGGAAAGAGAGAAGGATCATTTTGCTCATGAGCATCCATTGATTTTCAACGAATTAGAGGAGGAGATTCCTCACTGCTGCAACGCGTGTGGGTTGCGTTTGCTATCCAGCCCCTATTACTTGTGTACCATTCAAGATTGCAGCTTTTACCTCCACCAAGCTTGCTCACAGCTTCCCCACAAATTGCATCATTATTTCCGTGGTGATTATGGTCCTGTTGAAAAGCACTCTCTTGATTTGCTCGCAAAGCCACGTGATGATAACTGTAGGTGCGGTGATTGTGGGAAATTGTGCAAGAATTTCGCCTACCACTGCTCCAAATGTGAATTTGTTCTCCACCCTCAGTGTGGTTCTCCATTGGATATCCAAATAAAACACATTAGCCACCCCCAACACCCCATGGTAGCTATGCGTAAGGAGGCTTTGCTGCTATGTGATGTTTGTGGGAGAGATCATAAGGGCTATTTCTTCTCATGTCACCAATGTGATTTTTGGATTCACCAGGATTGTGCCTTGTCACCCATCTTAGTGAAAGTCGAAGAACATGAACACCATCTCTCCCTCTTCTATTCTGCTGCAGCCTTGTTAGGCCTCTTTATTGAAGATCTCAAATGTTTATTTTGTGGAGAAATGGCATTAAAAAGGTTTGGACTTTATTATTGTTTGATTTGCTATGTTATCGCTCACGTGGATtgcacaacatcacatatgaaGGACTCGG GTGCAGTACTTCATCTGCCGACGATGTTAGGCGATACATTTCATAGTTTGATAATGCGTACAAGAGTGAAGGAGTTGGCTATAAAGGAGAGCGATTCTAAGGACATGTTGGAAAAGTATCACGCTCATTCTTTGGTCTTGACAGATGGCAGTACTGCACAGGAATCAATCTGCAACGCATGCGTTAAGCCCATTTCACCTCCATATTACAATTGCAGTGCTCAATCTGAATGCAATTTTCTCCTCCACAAATTTTGTGCAAATTTGCCCCTTTCTATCAAACACTCATCGTTCAACGAATCAGACCCAGGCAGCCTAGCTTCCACAAGATGGGATGGATTCTTTCGATTGTTTAAATGTTATCGCTGCGGAAAGTACAACAACGGAATTGGATACACATTTAGAGGTGGGagagatgttgatattgatTGTGCCTTTGCTCCGATAATCATCAAGCATGATTCACACGACCAACACCCGCTTATACTAATTCATTATCGTGTTCGTAACACACGTATATCATGTTGTGGTAAAATGAAAAGTAGATACTCATACCACTGTAGTGTATGTAAATGGGCCATACACATTGATTGCGCTCGTCTTCCTAAAACAGTCACCCACAAATTCGATAAACATCCCCTCACTCTAACATATGCATCTTCTAATTCCCAACACCACTCTGATGACCCCCTTTGCGAATTCTGTGAAGAACATATTGATCCCATGTATTGGTTCTATCATTGTACCGAATGTGACCAGTCATTCCATGTTAAGTGCATTCCTTCAACAGGGGAATATTCAGGAATCAAGTTTGGTGGCACTATGAAAGTTCCTTGTCACAGTGATCATCCATTGACTTTGGTAAGGACGATGAGTGCTTGCACTCAAACCTGTGGATATTGCCACAAAATAATCCAGGGCTTTGAAGATGGGGCGGCCTTACACTGCGCAGACTGTGATTTTTGGATTCATTTAGATTGTGGATATCGATCTTCTGATGCAATTGTTCCATCTCGCGGGAAACTGAAGCCCTTTTTGTTAGATTAG
- the LOC140976275 gene encoding uncharacterized protein, whose translation MALTTKLESKDHDINSTGLDEADTRSFKSSGKPKMSAKQKKRKLLGKESSQDDLLKKKGNVAVDEVDQMSSGDEDNSKGMKKWVMQYHQTRPGIKVLQERIDDFITAHEAQEEQARKEREAQAAEGGWTVVVHHKGRKKTTEAESGIVVGSVAQAAVLDKMAKKKSKDVGLDFYRFQRREAHRKEIMMLQSKFEQDKKRIQEMRAARKFRPY comes from the exons ATGGCTTTGACTACAAAGCTGGAAAGCAAAGATCATGATATAAACTCTACAGGACTTGATGAGGCTGATACAAGAAGCTTCAAATCTAGTG GAAAGCCAAAAATGTCTGCAAAACAGAAAAAGAGAAAGTTACTGGGTAAAGAATCATCACAGGATGATTTGCTTAAGAAGAAAGGAAATGTTGCAGTTGATGAAGTTGATCAGATGTCCTCAGGAGATGAGGACAATTCCAAAGGAATGAAAA AATGGGTTATGCAATACCATCAGACCAGACCTGGAATTAAGGTACTGCAAGAAAGGATTGATGACTTCATAACAGCACATGAGGCACAAGAGGAGCag GCAAGAAAGGAAAGGGAAGCCCAAGCAGCAGAAGGTGGGTGGACTGTTGTTGTACATCATAAAGGTAGGAAAAAGACTACTGAGGCTGAAAGTGGAATTGTTGTTGGTTCTGTTGCCCAAGCTGCTGTTCTAGATAAGATGGCCAAAAAGAAGAGTAAAGACGTTGGTTTAGACTTTTATCGGTTCCAGAGAAGGGAAGCCCACAGAAAAG AGATTATGATGTTGCAAAGCAAATTCGAGCAGGACAAAAAGCGGATACAAGAAATGAGAGCTGCCAGGAAATTTAGGCCCTATTGA
- the LOC140977437 gene encoding uncharacterized protein, giving the protein MYRSDPPREEKSNLEQMMSKFISSTEIRLQNQDASIKRLENQIGQLAKMIASREPGTLPSNTETNPKEQVKAIELKSGKVLETREKEKTQTLDEHTATSKGKSSNTTPTPTAQPKIVIPPLFPAALKKAKLDAQFALCDLGASINLMPFSVFRKLELGEPKPTRISLQLADRSVKYPRGVIEDVLVKVDKFIFPADFVVLDMEEDMEMPLILGRPFLATGKALIDVQEGKLTLRVGEEEITFDVFNALKHTLHSDSCYRIDAFDALVSNYVQDFLRDPLEATLTTELREDELDAEKAEIMAYLNANQPWKRPIRMRLEDLGDRRDLIPQKSSLAEPPALELKPLPPHLKYVYLDVMEDKLLEVLKAHKSAFAWKVADIKGIIYPISDSAWVSHVQCVPKKGGITVITNENNELIPTRTVTGWRVWIDYRKLNDATHGYSGYNQITIAPEDQEKTTFTCPYGTFAFRRMPFGLCNAPATFQRCMTAIFHDMVETFLEIFMDDFSIFGVSFDECLQNLRSVLRRCEETNLVLNWEKCHFMVQEGIVLGHKISENGIEVDKAKVEAYEELKERLVTAPMLVAPDWDLPFEVMCDASDTAVGAVLGQRRNKVFHIIYYASKTLDEAQLNYATTEKELLAVVFALDKFHSYLVLSKKGVENVVADHLSRLELISDECEDQAINDWFPDEQLFERRNLVKYLTIAMTVRCQRIGNISNLHEMPLNNIIECEVFDVWGIDFMGPSLSSFTKKYILVAVNYVSKWVEAEAYATNDAQVVLKFLKKNIFNRFGTPRAIISDGGTHFCNKLFEKLLSKYGVTHKISTPYQPQTSGQVEVSNREIKRILEKVVGERRLLQLDQLEEFRNLAYDLALSYKAKTEKAHDKRIIEREFKEGENVLLYNSRLRLFPGKLKSRWSGPFMISKVYPSGAVELQDGKFGTFLVNAQRLKHYMGGTIEPQLGITRFQDNLN; this is encoded by the exons ATGTACAGATCTGATCCTCCTAGAGAAGAAAAGTCCAACCTGGAGCAAATGATGTCTAAGTTTATTTCATCCACTGAAATTAGACTTCAAAACCAAGATGCATCGATAAAAAGGCTCGAGAATCAAATTGGACAGTTGGCCAAGATGATAGCAAGTAGAGAGCCGGGCACCTTGCCAAGTAACACAGAAACAAATCCAAAAGAGCAAGTGAAGGCCATCGAGTTGAAGAGTGGGAAAGTGTTAGAGACCAGAGAAAAAGAGAAAACTCAAACATTGGATGAGCATACTGCGACATCTAAAGGTAAGTCTTCTAACACTACACCAACACCCACTGCACAACCTAAAATTGTTATACCTCCTCTGTTTCCTGCAGCATTAAAAAAGGCCAAACTGGATGCGCAATTCG cgttatgtgatcttggtgcaagtatTAACCTGATGCCTTTTTCTGTGTTTAGGAAACTTGAATTGGGGGAACCTAAGCCAACGAGGATCTCTTTACAGCTGGCAGACAGATCTGTCAAGTATCCACGGGGAGTTATTGAGGATGTGCTAGTGAAAGTGGATAAGTTTATTTTTCCTGCTGATTTCGTGGTGCTCGACATGGAGGAGGATATGGAGATGCCCTTGATTTTGGGGAGACCATTCCTTGCAACTGGCAAGGCACTGATTGATGTTCAAGAAGGGAAGTTGACATTGAGAGTAGGGGAGGAAGAGATTACATTTGATGTTTTTAATGCACTTAAGCATACACTGCATTCTGATAGCTGTTATAGAATTGATGCTTTTGATGCTCTTGTGTCTAACTATGTGCAGGATTTTCTTAGGGACCCTTTGGAAGCCACTCTCACTACTGAATTGAGAGAAGACGAATTGGATGCAGAGAAAGCCGAAATAATGGCATACCTCAATGCCAACCAGCCATGGAAGAGGCCAATAAGGATGAGATTAGAGGACTTGGGAGATCGAAGAGACTTGATCCCTCAGAAGTCAAGTCTAGCAGAGCCACCAGCGCTGGAGCTAAAACCATTACCTCCACATCTGAAATACGTCTATCTAG ATGTTATGGAGGACAAACTGTTGGAAGTGTTGAAAGCGCACAAGAGTGCATTTGCATGGAAGGTGGCGGATATCAAAG gtattatctatcctatatcTGATAGTGCATGGGTAAGTCATGTTCAGTGTGTGCCGAAAAAAGGTGGGATTACGGTGATCACAAATGAAAACAATGAACTTATTCCCACGAGGACTGTTACGGGGTGGAGAGTGTGGATTGACTATAGGAAGTTGAATGATGCCACCC ATGGGTATTCGGGATATAATCAAATCACTATTGCACCTGAGGACCAAGagaaaactactttcacttgtccttatggAACTTTTGCTTTTCGCCGTATGCCTTTTGGTCTTTGTAATGCACCTGCTACATTTCAGCGCTGCATGACTGCTATATTCCATGATATGGTTGAAAcctttcttgaaatatttatggatgacttTTCTATCTTTGGTGTATCGTTTGATGAGTGTTTGCAGAATTTGCGATCCGTGTTGAGGAGGTGCGAGGAGACGAACCTGGTACTTAATTGGGAGAAGTGCCACTTCATGGTACAAGAGGGAATTGTCCTAGGGCATAAGATTTCGGAGAATGGGATAGAGGTGGATAAGGCAAAAGTGGAA GCATATGAGGAGTTGAAGGAGCGATTGGTGACGGCTCCTATGTTGGTGGCACCAGATTGGGACTTACCCTTCGAGGTCATGTGCGATGCCAGTGATACTGCAGTTGGTGCAGTCCTCGGCCAAAGGCGGAACAAGGTATTTCACATTATATACTATGCAAGTAAGACTCTCGATGAAGCACAATTAAATTATGCCACCACTGAAAAGGAGTTACTTGCGGTAGTATTTGCACTTGACAAATTTCATTCATACCTTGTTTTGTCCAAA AAAGGTGTCGAGAATGTGGTAGCAGATCACTTGTCTAGGTTAGAGCTGATTAGTGATGAGTGTGAAGATCAAGCTATAAATGATTGGTTTCCTGATGAGCAGCTATTTGAG AGGAGGAATTTGGTCAAATACTTAACCATTGCCATGACCGTGAG ATGTCAACGGATAGGTAACATCTCTAACCTTCATGAAATGCCATTGAATAATATCATTGAGTGTGAGGTTTTTGATGTGTGGGGGATAGACTTCATGGGACCGTCCCTCAGTTCGTTCACGAAAAAGTATATTTTGGTGGCGGTCAACTATGTGTCTAAGTGGGTAGAGGCAGAAGCATATGCCACTAATGATGCTCAAGTGGtcctgaaatttttaaagaaaaatatttttaacaggtTTGGGACACCACgagcaatcattagtgatggtggcaCCCATTTTTGCAACAAACTCTTTGAAAAACTTTTAAGCAAATATGGTGTCACACATAAGATATCTACTCCCTATCAACCCCAGACGAGTGGTCAAGTGGAAGTGTCTAACCGGGAGATCAAGCGGATTCTGGAAAAAGTGGTAG GTGAACGACGTCTCcttcaactggatcagttggagGAGTTCCGGAATCTGGCATATGATCTTGCACTGTCATACAAAGCAAAGACAGAGAAAGCTCACGACAAGCGGATCATTGAAAGAGAATTTAAGGAAGGTGAAAACGTCCTGCTCTACAACTCCCGGTTGCGACTATTTCCCGGAAAGTTGAAGTCGCGATGGTCTGGTCCATTCATGATTTCCAAAGTTTACCCATCGGGGGCTGTAGAATTGCAAGATGGAAAGTTTGGGACATTTTTGGTCAATGCCCAGCGACTGAAGCACTATATGGGTGGCACAATTGAGCCGCAACTTGGAATCACCCGGTTCCAAGACAATCTGAACTGA